The Geothrix sp. genome has a window encoding:
- a CDS encoding ester cyclase → MSKNKSVVKRFNHEVIENLDMVAFSDLVSPEFINHSAPPGVSKGPDGFAAFFTNVLHQAFTDIKVLIHDQLEENGKVATRKTIEGTHSGPFFGHAKTGRRILIQVTDIVHVKDGKYIEHWGSADIYGAIAQISKA, encoded by the coding sequence ATGAGTAAGAACAAGTCAGTCGTCAAAAGGTTCAATCACGAAGTCATCGAAAACCTCGATATGGTTGCCTTCTCCGATCTCGTCTCACCAGAATTCATTAACCATTCAGCACCGCCTGGGGTCTCAAAAGGACCAGATGGATTTGCAGCATTCTTCACCAATGTCCTTCACCAAGCTTTCACAGATATCAAAGTTTTGATTCATGATCAGCTTGAAGAAAACGGTAAGGTTGCCACTCGAAAAACCATCGAAGGTACACATTCCGGGCCGTTCTTTGGTCATGCCAAGACTGGCAGACGAATCCTCATACAAGTAACCGACATCGTGCATGTGAAAGATGGTAAATACATTGAACACTGGGGAAGTGCCGATATTTACGGGGCCATTGCCCAAATTTCGAAAGCTTGA
- a CDS encoding response regulator, whose amino-acid sequence MTAPAPLVLLVEDEPQMRRFLRVALEGGGYRYLEAGTAREGLEQTAQHQPQVILLDLGLPDLDGLEVLARLREWSRIPVIVISARGQEADKVKALDLGADDYLTKPFGTSELLARVRVALRHADPSSQSDPVFLLDRWRVDLGKRQVWVAGEEIHLTPLEYKLFTTLIRHAGKVVTQRQLLKEVWGGVAAAQPLYLRVYMTQLRHKLEVDPSRPTYLQTEPGVGYRLRTDE is encoded by the coding sequence ATGACCGCTCCGGCCCCGCTTGTCCTGCTCGTGGAGGACGAACCTCAGATGCGGCGTTTCCTCCGGGTCGCGCTTGAGGGCGGTGGCTACCGTTACCTTGAGGCCGGTACGGCCAGGGAGGGGCTTGAACAGACGGCCCAGCACCAGCCCCAGGTCATCCTGCTGGACCTCGGCCTACCCGACCTGGATGGGCTGGAAGTGCTGGCCCGCTTGCGGGAGTGGAGTCGGATTCCCGTGATCGTCATTTCGGCCCGGGGTCAGGAGGCCGACAAAGTGAAGGCCCTGGACCTGGGTGCGGATGATTACCTCACCAAGCCATTCGGCACCAGCGAATTGCTGGCCCGGGTCCGGGTGGCCCTGCGCCACGCGGATCCGAGCTCCCAGTCCGATCCGGTCTTCCTGCTGGATCGTTGGCGCGTCGACTTGGGCAAGCGCCAAGTATGGGTCGCGGGAGAGGAGATCCACCTGACGCCCTTGGAATACAAACTCTTCACGACCCTGATCCGCCACGCGGGCAAAGTGGTCACCCAGCGGCAGCTGCTGAAGGAAGTTTGGGGTGGCGTCGCGGCGGCCCAGCCGCTTTACCTGCGCGTCTACATGACCCAACTGCGGCACAAACTGGAAGTCGATCCATCCAGACCGACCTATCTCCAGACCGAACCGGGTGTTGGCTATCGCCTGCGGACCGATGAATAG